A single region of the Carassius gibelio isolate Cgi1373 ecotype wild population from Czech Republic chromosome A14, carGib1.2-hapl.c, whole genome shotgun sequence genome encodes:
- the LOC128027311 gene encoding neuroblast differentiation-associated protein AHNAK-like isoform X18, translating to MADEQDTREVLFPQWMGADKHGLTIEQKGQGEIFVKEVKDESPAAHTGNVHEGDQIVGATIYFDNMSSEETAELLKTLNQHKVGLKLQNKTGDKSPCRSPMGTLSWEGRGGLGGSSSDIFLSGDDEDYKRIYTKKIKPRLKSEDLAEGVDVRTERHSSTSSDGCTITTITRRITTYTVDVPGGTSQQIDHSSPEFKIQVLQHEQLEGDTTPIRLPHSSLVSGVHRGIKMGDISLSGPHMTGSCVKHCSTESSKTTSELDGSGKEITFNVSDTGLSGGKGQRVIEHIRRTEVTAGSSEHSGNVTMGLGKDVKNIYSPSMMGGTELSTVKDSHVSGFSISGDTGDSIGRESLSKFHKDGSDDKTKLSKVTIDVQRPKESPNVEVNFNNQNLKDFSQRGFSITGNQEISAQEPDTVVSLSKADVKITSTDMDIRGLELKIDGHKGIVKDVTFDVPSNTAQRISMPDVDLNLKGQKAKRNLSAPNVEGVKGDFTVPKVKIPSFGFKTSEVKGPDVDANLVKAKMEIRTQDVDMNTPELNILRSEGKVKDPQIKMPSISGPKISVSEMNLNVKGSTLKEDINVSTQKVEGDVKAPKIEGPELQGTDGHFKIPKMKMPSFGIHASKVEGPDVDVNLPYADMKIKSPELDINGCEGKINGSKFKMSMPDVDLNLKGPKLKGDVDVSIPKVEGDIKAPKAEIECPDIEGPESGFKMPKIKMPSFGMKGPKVEGPDVNVKIPKVNTEVKAPEVDIKAPELDIAGTEGKIKGPKFKMSTVSGPKMSMSDVDFNLKGPKLKGDVDVSIPKVEGDLKAPKVEIEGPDIEGPEGHFKMPKFHMPSFGMKGPKVEGPDVDVKIPKADIGVKAPDIDINAPELDIEGPEGKIKGPKFKIPSISGPNISMPDVDFNLKGPKLKGDVDMSIPKVEGDLKAPKVEIEGKDTEGPEGRFKMPKFRMPSFGMKGPKVEGPDVDVKIPKADIGIKAPDININAPELDVEGPEGKIKGPKFKIPSISGPNISMPNVDFNLKGPKLKGDVDMSIPKVEGDLKAPKVEIEGPDIEGPEGRFKMPKFHMPSFGMKGPKVDGPDVDVKIPEADIEVNAPDIDINAPELDIEGPEGKIKGPKFKIPSISGPKISMPNVDFNLKGPKLKGDVDMSIPKVEGDLKAPKVEIEGPDIEGPEGRFKMPKFHMPSFGMKGPKVDGPDVDVKIPKADIEVNAPDIDINAPELDIEGPEGKIKGPKFKIPSISGPNISMPDVDFNLKGPKLKGDVDMSIPKVEGDLKAPKVEIEGPDIEGPEGRFKMPKFHMPSFGMKGPKVDGPDVNVKIPKADIEVHAPDVDIKAPELDTEGPEGKIKGPKFKIPSISGPKISMPDVDFNLKGPKLKGDVDMSIPKVEGDLKAPKVEIEGPDIEGPEGRFKMPKFRMPSFGMKGPKVDGPDLDMKIPKASIDVHAPDMDINAPELDIEGPEGKIKGPKFNMPSISGPKLSMPDFDFNLKGPKLKGDIDVSIPKVEGDLKAPKVEIEGPAIEGPEGHFKMPKFHMPSFGMKGPKVEGPDVDVKIPKADIGIKAPDIDINAPELDVEGPEGKIKGPKFKIPSISGPNISMPNVDFNLKGPKLKGDVDVSIPKVEGDLKAPKVEVEGPDIEGPAGRFKMAKFRMPSFGMKGPKVEGPDVDLKIPKADIEVNAPDIDINAPELDIEGPEGKIKGPKFKIPSISGPNISMPDVDFNLKGPKLKGDVDVSMPKVEGDLKAPKGEIGGPVIGGPQGRFKMPKFRMPSFGMKGPKVEGPDVDVKIPKADIEVNAPDMDIRAPELNIEGPEGKTKGPKFKLPTMSDPKISMPDVDFNLKGPKLKGDVDVSMPKVEGDLKAPKGEIEGPDIEGPEGHFKKPKFHMPSFGMKGPKVEGPDVDVKIPKADIGVKVPDMDINAPELDFEGPEGKIKGPKFNMPSISGPKLSMPDFDFNLKGPKLKGDIDVSIPKVEGDLKAPKVEIEGPDIEGPDGHFKMPKFHMPSFGMKGPKVEGPDVDVKIPKADIEVKAPDIDINAPELDIEGPEGKIKGPKLKIPSISGPKISMPDVDFNLKGPKLKGDVDMSIPRVEGDLKAPKVEIGGPDIEGPQGRFKMPKFRMPSFGMKGTKVEGPDVDVKIPEADIEVNAPDMDIRAPELNIEGPEGKIKGPKVKLPTMSGPKISMPDVDFNLKGPKLKGDVDVSMPKVEGDLKAPNVEIEGPDIEGPDGRFKMPKFHMPSFGMKGPKVEGPDVDVKIPKADIEVNAPDVDIKAPELDIKGPEGKIKGPKFNMPSISGPKLSMPDFDFNLKGPKLKGDIDVSIPKVEGDLKAPKVEIEGPDIEGPDGRVKMPKFHMPSFGMKGPKVEGPDVNVKIPKEDIEVKAPDIDINAPELDIEGPEGKIKGPKYNMPSFSGPKLSMPDFDFNLKGPKLKGDVDVSIPKLEGDIDVPKVEIEGPEGGFKMPKMKMPSFKMKGPQVEGPDVDVKIPKADIEVKAPDMDINAPELDIDLPEGKIKGPKVKMPSVSGPEGPNVEINFPETNVKKPKFKMPKFGFKGSKIEAPDVDFKHPKGSKVKGQAGVSLEGDVFMPKLEVDSSSVEIKSPEGGFKMPKFKMPKFGFKSPQEDIDVSVPCGDVDLNSPDIDIKTCDLKVEGPEGRIKGTKFKMPSISGTNISLPDVDLNFKSPKVKSDIDVSGPRISGDIKAPKMDIECPDVDLEGPEGGFKMPKMKMPLFGFKGPKLEGSDIDINLSKADVDIKGPEIDIKTPDLDIEGPEGKIKGPKFNMPSISGPKISMQDVNLNLKSPKVKGDLDFSVPKISGDIKAPKVDIEGPDINLEGPEGDFKMPSFGLKGPKVEGPDVDISLPKADVDIKGPEIDVKVPDLDIEAPDGGLKHVRPLKFTGPNLGIKSSGGNLSMPEKDLGARIDVKSPDINISGTDANIKVPKMNKSKFSIRVKSPKLDADIPDSGGSAEGPDIDVKENKGKFKLSKVKGKSKTFDGDLKLETNEPDLQMKSIKVKKPLFGKLHFPNVEFDIKSPKVKGSSSASGTIKSNVDLPSASLKTDIQTPDFSGPNFQTKGGKIKMLNLGISGSEIKTPELDVRNVSLDLPEKAFNSQDVSVAGSGINGKSRANIDLEGKIQDVRLTVPAVNVHGGALDADLNLTEQKGVKGSIEIPGFNVRGQKEETASGLDVKPDASLSGVMEYQDVNVTFPKIKVPKFGVALPKVDSGELAAGSKVSSQSLEMENTEMKSSGGKVKVKMPKLFTKSKSKGGSAADLTVEGEEIDVTSKGGAKVSKEFSLSSGELTSGKLAVEGSSGFKVTPKSKSASLDLLKRKPLHSSSVSDEGGLASPVSAEGHLQTEGGNVSVDVGEKVKGKKGKFKFATVGGFSSKSKGSYEVTDESEVRMEGAGGVAQSSKKSRMSSSSSNDSGSKSSFRLPRLEIAVSQKK from the exons AGTGGGGATGACGAAGACTATAAAAGAATCTACACTAAGAAAATTAAACCAAGACTAAAGTCTGAGGATCTTGCTGAGGGTGTTGATGTACGCACAGAACGTCACAGCAGCACAAGCAGTGATGGTTGCACCATTACTACAATCACTCGTCGAATAACTACCTACACTGTGGATGTGCCCGGGGGGACTAGTCAGCAGATTGATCACTCAAGCCCTGAGTTCAAAATTCAGGTTTTGCAACATGAGCAGTTGGAGGGGGATACTACTCCGATCAGATTACCACATAGTAGCCTTGTTAGTGGTGTACACAGAGGTATAAAAATGGGTGACATATCTCTTAGCGGGCCTCATATGACTGGCTCCTGTGTGAAGCACTGTAGCACAGAATCTTCCAAAACAACAAGTGAATTAGATGGTAGTGggaaagaaattacatttaatgtgtCAGACACTGGACTGTCAGGTGGAAAAGGACAGAGGGTGATAGAACATATTCGAAGGACTGAAGTTACTGCAGGGAGTAGTGAACACTCTGGCAACGTTACCATGGGGTTAGGCAAAGACGTGAAAAATATTTATTCTCCAAGTATGATGGGAGGAACTGAACTTTCTACAGTAAAGGACTCTCATGTTTCAGGTTTTTCCATTAGTGGAGATACAGGGGACAGTATTGGGAGAGAATCTTTGTCTAAATTTCATAAGGATGGGTCTGATGATAAAACCAAATTGTCTAAGGTTACCATAGATGTTCAGAGACCCAAGGAAAGTCCAAATGTAGAGGTGAATTTTAACAATCAAAATCTCAAAGATTTTAGTCAGAGAGGTTTTAGCATAACTGGGAATCAGGAAATTTCAGCTCAGGAACCTGATACAGTAGTAAGTCTATCCAAAGCTGATGTTAAAATCACATCAACAGATATGGACATTAGGGGTCTGGAGCTTAAAATTGATGGACATAAGGGTATAGTAAAAGATGTTACATTTGATGTGCCGTCAAATACTGCTCAAAGAATTTCTATGCCAGATGTGGATTTGAACCTGAAAGGACAAAAAGCGAAAAGAAATTTGTCTGCTCCAAATGTTGAGGGAGTCAAAGGTGACTTTACTGTTCCAAAGGTCAAAATACCCTCATTTGGATTTAAAACTTCAGAAGTGAAGGGTCCTGATGTtgatgcaaatcttgtcaaagcCAAAATGGAGATTAGAACACAAGATGTGGATATGAATACTCCAGAGCTTAACATTTTGAGATCTGAAGGAAAAGTTAAAGATCCCCaaatcaaaatgccatcaatCTCTGGTCCTAAGATTTCAGTGTCTGAAATGAACTTAAATGTAAAAGGGTCAACACTAAAAGAGGACATCAACGTGTCTACTCAAAAAGTGGAAGGAGATGTTAAGGCACCTAAGATTGAGGGTCCAGAACTTCAAGGTACTGATGGTCATTTTAAaataccaaaaatgaaaatgccttCATTTGGAATCCATGCTTCAAAAGTAGAGGGCCCTGATGTTGATGTAAATCTTCCCTATGCTGACATGAAAATCAAAAGTCCAGAGCTTGACATTAATGGATGTGAGGGAAAGATCAACGGCTCCAAATTCAAAATGTCTATGCCAGATGTTGACCTCAATCTAAAAGGTCCAAAACTGAAAGGTGATGTTGATGTTTCTATTCCAAAAGTGGAAGGAGATATTAAAGCACCAAAAGCTGAGATAGAATGCCCAGACATTGAAGGACCCGAGAGTGGTTTTAAGATGCCAAAGATCAAAATGCCATCATTCGGAATGAAGGGGCCAAAAGTGGAAGGACCAGATGTTAATGTGAAAATCCCTAAAGTCAATACTGAAGTTAAGGCACCAGAGGTGGATATCAAAGCTCCAGAGTTAGACATTGCAGGAACTGAAGGAAAAATCAAGGGCCCCAAATTCAAGATGTCAACAGTGTCTGGTCCAAAGATGTCTATGTCAGATGTTGACTTCAACCTGAAAGGTCCAAAACTGAAAGGTGATGTTGACGTGTCCATTCCCAAAGTGGAAGGAGATcttaaagcaccaaaagttgagaTTGAAGGCCCAGacattgaaggacctgagggtCATTTTAAGATGCCAAAGTTCCACATGCCATCATTTGGAATGAAGGGTCCAAAAGTGGAGGGTCCAGATGTTGATGTGAAAATCCCTAAAGCTGATATTGGAGTTAAGGCTCCAGATATTGACATTAATGCTCCAGAGTTAGACATTGAAG GTcctgagggaaaaatcaagggccCCAAGTTCAAGATCCCATCAATCTCTGGCCCAAATATTTCTATGCCAGATGTTGACTTCAACCTGAAAGGTCCAAAACTGAAAGGTGATGTTGACATGTCCATTCCCAAAGTGGAAGGAGATCTTAAAGCACCAAAAGTAGAGATTGAAGGCAAAGACACTGAAGGACCTGAGGGTCGTTTTAAGATGCCAAAGTTCCGCATGCCATCATTCGGAATGAAGGGTCCAAAAGTGGAGG GTCCAGATGTTGATGTGAAAATCCCTAAAGCTGATATTGGAATTAAGGCTCCAGATATTAACATCAACGCTCCAGAGTTAGACGTTGAAGGTcctgagggaaaaatcaagggccCCAAATTCAAGATCCCATCAATCTCTGGCCCAAATATTTCTATGCCAAATGTTGACTTCAACCTGAAAGGTCCAAAACTGAAAGGTGATGTTGACATGTCCATTCCCAAAGTGGAAGGAGATcttaaagcaccaaaagttgagaTTGAAGGCCCAGacattgaaggacctgagggtCGTTTTAAGATGCCAAAATTCCACATGCCATCATTCGGAATGAAGGGTCCAAAAGTGGATGGTCCAGATGTTGATGTGAAAATCCCTGAAGCCGATATTGAAGTTAATGCACCAGATATTGACATCAATGCTCCAGAGTTAGACATTGAAGGTcctgagggaaaaatcaagggccCCAAGTTCAAGATCCCATCAATCTCTGGCCCAAAAATTTCTATGCCAAATGTTGACTTCAACCTGAAAGGTCCAAAACTGAAAGGTGATGTTGACATGTCCATTCCCAAAGTGGAAGGAGATcttaaagcaccaaaagttgagaTTGAAGGCCCAGacattgaaggacctgagggtCGTTTTAAGATGCCAAAATTCCACATGCCATCATTCGGAATGAAGGGTCCAAAAGTGGATGGTCCAGATGTTGATGTGAAAATCCCTAAAGCCGATATTGAAGTTAATGCACCAGATATTGACATCAATGCTCCAGAGTTAGACATTGAAGGTcctgagggaaaaatcaagggccCCAAGTTCAAGATCCCATCAATCTCTGGCCCAAATATTTCTATGCCAGATGTTGACTTCAACCTGAAAGGTCCAAAACTGAAAGGTGATGTTGACATGTCCATTCCCAAAGTGGAAGGAGATcttaaagcaccaaaagttgagaTTGAAGGCCCAGacattgaaggacctgagggtCGTTTTAAGATGCCAAAATTTCACATGCCATCATTCGGAATGAAGGGTCCAAAAGTGGATGGTCCAGATGTTAATGTGAAAATCCCTAAAGCCGATATTGAAGTTCATGCACCAGATGTGGATATTAAAGCTCCAGAGTTAGACACTGAAGGAcctgagggaaaaatcaagggccCCAAATTCAAGATCCCATCAATATCTGGCCCAAAGATTTCTATGCCAGATGTTGACTTCAACCTGAAAGGTCCAAAACTGAAAGGTGATGTTGACATGTCCATTCCCAAAGTGGAAGGAGATcttaaagcaccaaaagttgagaTTGAAGGCCCAGacattgaaggacctgagggtCGTTTTAAGATGCCAAAGTTCCGCATGCCATCATTCGGAATGAAGGGTCCAAAAGTGGACGGTCCAGATCTTGATATGAAAATCCCTAAAGCCAGTATTGACGTTCATGCACCAGATATGGATATCAATGCTCCAGAGTTAGacattgaaggacctgagggaaaaatcaagggccCCAAGTTTAACATGCCATCAATCTCTGGTCCAAAGCTTTCTATGCCAGACTTTGACTTCAACCTGAAAGGTCCAAAACTGAAAGGTGATATTGACGTGTCCATTCCTAAGGTGGAAGGAGATcttaaagcaccaaaagttgagaTTGAAGGCCCAGCcattgaaggacctgagggtCATTTTAAGATGCCAAAGTTCCACATGCCATCATTTGGAATGAAGGGTCCAAAAGTGGAGGGTCCAGATGTTGATGTGAAAATCCCTAAAGCTGATATTGGAATTAAGGCTCCAGATATTGACATCAATGCTCCAGAGTTAGACGTTGAAG GTcctgagggaaaaatcaagggccCCAAGTTCAAGATTCCATCAATCTCTGGCCCAAATATTTCTATGCCAAATGTTGACTTCAACCTGAAAGGTCCAAAACTGAAAGGTGATGTTGATGTGTCCATTCCAAAAGTGGAAGGAGATcttaaagcaccaaaagttgaggTTGAAGGCCCAGACATTGAAGGACCTGCTGGTCGTTTTAAGATGGCAAAGTTCCGCATGCCATCATTCGGAATGAAGGGTCCAAAAGTGGAGGGTCCAGATGTTGATCTGAAAATTCCTAAAGCCGATATTGAAGTTAATGCACCAGATATTGACATCAATGCTCCAGAGTTAGACATTGAAGGTcctgagggaaaaatcaagggccCCAAGTTCAAGATCCCATCAATCTCTGGCCCAAATATTTCTATGCCAGATGTTGACTTCAACCTGAAAGGTCCAAAACTGAAAGGTGATGTTGATGTGTCCATGCCCAAAGTGGAAGGAGATCTTAAAGCACCAAAAGGTGAGATTGGAGGCCCAGTCATTGGAGGACCTCAGGGTCGTTTTAAGATGCCAAAGTTCCGCATGCCATCATTCGGAATGAAGGGTCCAAAAGTGGAAGGTCCAGATGTTGATGTGAAAATCCCTAAAGCTGATATTGAAGTTAATGCTCCAGATATGGACATCAGAGCTCCCGAGTTAAacattgaaggacctgagggaaAAACCAAGGGTCCCAAATTCAAGTTGCCAACAATGTCTGATCCAAAGATTTCTATGCCAGATGTTGACTTCAACCTGAAAGGTCCAAAACTGAAAGGTGATGTTGATGTGTCCATGCCCAAAGTGGAAGGAGATCTTAAAGCACCAAAAGGTGAGATTGAAGGCCCAGacattgaaggacctgagggtCATTTTAAGAAGCCAAAGTTCCACATGCCATCATTCGGAATGAAGGGTCCAAAAGTGGAGGGTCCAGATGTTGATGTGAAAATCCCTAAAGCTGATATTGGAGTTAAGGTTCCAGATATGGATATCAACGCTCCAGAATTAGACTTTGAAGGAcctgagggaaaaatcaagggccCCAAATTTAACATGCCATCAATCTCTGGTCCAAAGCTTTCTATGCCAGACTTTGACTTCAACCTGAAAGGTCCAAAACTGAAAGGTGATATTGACGTGTCCATTCCTAAAGTGGAAGGAGATcttaaagcaccaaaagttgagaTTGAAGGCCCAGACATTGAAGGACCTGATGGTCATTTTAAGATGCCAAAATTCCACATGCCATCATTCGGAATGAAGGGTCCAAAAGTCGAGGGTCCAGATGTCGATGTGAAAATCCCTAAAGCCGATATTGAAGTTAAGGCTCCAGATATAGATATCAATGCTCCAGAGTTAGacattgaaggacctgagggaaaaatcaagggccCCAAATTAAAGATCCCATCAATCTCTGGCCCAAAGATTTCAATGCCAGATGTTGATTTTAACCTGAAAGGTCCAAAACTGAAAGGTGATGTTGACATGTCCATTCCCAGAGTGGAAGGAGATCtcaaagcaccaaaagttgagaTTGGAGGCCCAGACATTGAAGGACCTCAGGGTCGTTTTAAGATGCCAAAGTTCCGCATGCCATCATTCGGAATGAAGGGTACAAAAGTGGAAGGTCCAGATGTTGATGTGAAAATCCCTGAAGCCGATATTGAAGTTAATGCTCCAGATATGGACATCAGAGCTCCCGAGTTAAacattgaaggacctgagggaaaaatcaagggTCCCAAAGTCAAGTTGCCAACAATGTCTGGTCCAAAGATTTCTATGCCAGATGTTGACTTCAACCTGAAAGGTCCAAAACTGAAAGGTGATGTTGACGTGTCCATGCCCAAAGTGGAAGGAGATCTTAAAGCACCAAACGTTGAGATTGAAGGCCCAGACATTGAAGGACCTGATGGTCGTTTTAAGATGCCAAAATTCCACATGCCATCATTCGGAATGAAGGGTCCAAAAGTGGAGGGTCCAGATGTGGATGTGAAAATCCCTAAAGCCGATATTGAAGTTAATGCACCAGATGTGGATATCAAAGCTCCAGAGTTAGACATTAAAGGAcctgagggaaaaatcaagggccCTAAATTTAACATGCCATCAATCTCTGGTCCAAAGCTTTCTATGCCAGACTTTGACTTCAACCTGAAAGGTCCAAAACTAAAAGGTGATATTGACGTGTCCATTCCTAAAGTGGAAGGAGATcttaaagcaccaaaagttgagaTTGAAGGCCCAGACATTGAAGGACCTGATGGTCGTGTTAAGATGCCAAAATTCCACATGCCATCATTCGGAATGAAGGGTCCAAAAGTGGAGGGTCCAGATGTCAATGTGAAAATCCCTAAAGAAGATATTGAAGTTAAGGCTCCAGATATAGATATCAATGCTCCAGAGTTAGacattgaaggacctgagggaaAAATAAAGGGCCCCAAATACAACATGCCATCATTCTCCGGTCCAAAGCTTTCTATGCCAGACTTTGACTTCAACCTGAAAGGTCCAAAACTGAAAGGTGATGTTGATGTGTCCATTCCTAAACTGGAAGGAGATATTGATGTACCAAAAGTTGAAATTGAAGGACCTGAGGGTGGTTTTAAgatgccaaaaatgaaaatgccatcATTTAAAATGAAGGGTCCACAAGTGGAGGGTCCAGATGTTGATGTGAAAATCCCTAAAGCTGATATTGAAGTTAAGGCTCCAGATATGGATATCAATGCTCCAGAGTTAGACATAGATTTGCCTGAAGGAAAAATCAAGGGCCCAAAAGTCAAGATGCCATCAGTATCTGGTCCTGAAGGTCCTAATGTTGAGATTAATTTTCCAgaaacaaatgtgaaaaagccAAAATTCAAAATGCCCAAGTTTGGATTTAAAGGGTCAAAAATTGAAGCACCTGATGTTGATTTCAAACATCCGAAAGGATCTAAAGTGAAAGGTCAAGCAGGTGTCAGTTTGGAGGGTGATGTCTTCATGCCAAAATTGGAAGTTGATTCTTCAAGTGTAGAAATTAAAAGTCCAGAGGGAGGATTCAAGATGCCAAAATTTAAAATGccaaaatttggttttaaatcacCCCAAGAAGATATTGATGTCAGTGTACCTTGTGGTGATGTTGATTTAAATTCACCTGATATTGACATCAAAACATGTGATCTTAAAGTTGAAGGACCTGAGGGACGAATCAAGGGCACCAAATTCAAAATGCCTTCTATATCTGGTACAAACATTTCTTTGCCAGATGTAGACTTAAACTTTAAAAGTCCAAAAGTCAAGAGTGATATTGATGTTTCTGGACCCAGGATTTCAGGGGACATAAAGGCTCCAAAGATGGATATTGAATGTCCTGATGTTGATTTAGAGGGCCCAGAAGGTGGTTTCAAAATGcctaaaatgaaaatgccatTATTTGGGTTCAAAGGTCCTAAATTGGAGGGCTCTGATATTGACATTAATCTCTCCAAAGCAGATGTTGACATTAAAGGACCTGAAATTGACATAAAAACACCTGATCTTGacattgaaggacctgagggGAAAATCAAAGGTCCCAAGTTCAACATGCCTTCCATATCAGGTCCAAAGATCTCTATGCAAGATGTCAACTTAAATCTTAAAAGCCCCAAAGTCAAGGGTGATTTGGATTTTTCTGTACCAAAGATTTCAGGGGACATAAAAGCTCCAAAAGTGGACATTGAAGGTCCTGATATTAATTTAGAGGGCCCAGAAGGTGACTTCAAAATGCCATCATTTGGGCTCAAAGGTCCTAAAGTGGAGGGCCCAGATGTTGACATCAGTCTTCCCAAAGCAGATGTTGACATTAAAGGACCTGAAATTGATGTTAAAGTTCCTGATCTTGACATTGAAGCCCCCGATGGTGGTTTAAAACATGTTAGGCCCCTCAAATTCACAGGTCCCAACCTTGGAATAAAGTCTTCAGGTGGCAATCTTTCAATGCCTGAAAAAGATTTAGGTGCGAGGATTGATGTCAAAAGCCCCGATATCAATATCAGTGGAACAGATGCAAATATCAAGGTgccaaaaatgaataaatctaaattttCAATTAGAGTTAAGAGCCCAAAACTGGATGCAGATATTCCTGATTCTGGTGGTAGTGCAGAAGGGCCTGATATAGATGTGAAAGAAAATAAGGGTAAATTCAAACTGTCTAAAGTGAAGGGAAAGTCTAAAACGTTTGATGGTGATCTCAAGTTGGAGACAAATGAACCTGACCTACAGATGAAGTCAATCAAAGTAAAGAAACCTCTTTTTGGAAAGTTACATTTTCCTAATGTGGAATTTGATATCAAATCTCCAAAAGTTAAAGGTAGTTCATCTGCATCTGGAACTATAAAATCTAATGTTGATTTGCCTTCTGCAAGCCTTAAAACTGatattcagacaccagatttCAGTGGTCCCAATTTCCAAACAAAAGGGGGAAAAATCAAAATGCTAAACCTCGGCATTTCTGGCTCTGAGATAAAAACTCCTGAACTGGATGTTAGAAATGTATCATTAGATCTTCCAGAAAAAGCTTTTAATTCCCAAGATGTCAGTGTAGCAGGATCAGGCATTAATGGAAAAAGCAGGGCTAACATTGACTTAGAAGGAAAAATACAGGATGTTAGGTTGACAGTGCCTGCTGTAAATGTTCATGGTGGTGCTTTAGATGCTGATTTAAATCTCACTGAACAAAAAGGAGTAAAAGGGAGCATAGAAATACCAGGCTTTAATGTACGAGGACAAAAAGAAGAGACTGCAAGTGGGCTAGACGTGAAGCCAGATGCATCATTATCTGGTGTGATGGAGTACCAAGATGTTAATGTAACCTTTCCTAAAATCAAAGTACCAAAGTTTGGTGTTGCATTGCCTAAAGTAGATTCAGGTGAATTGGCTGCTGGTTCTAAAGTTAGCTCCCAAAGTCTGGAAATGGAGAACACTGAAATGAAAAGCAGTGGTGGAAAAGTGAAAGTCAAAATGCCAAAATTATTTACCAAATCTAAATCTAAAGGTGGTAGTGCAGCTGATCTTACTGTTGAGGGAGAAGAAATTGATGTTACCAGTAAAGGTGGTGCAAAGGTGTCTAAGGAGTTTAGCCTTAGTTCTGGGGAATTGACAAGTGGCAAGTTAGCAGTAGAGGGAAGTTCTGGGTTTAAAGTTACACCAAAGAGTAAATCTGCCTCCCTTGACCTCTTAAAAAGAAAACCGCTTCACTCATCTTCTGTAAGTGATGAGGGAGGTTTAGCTTCCCCTGTTTCTGCTGAAGGCCACTTACAGACAGAGGGTGGCAATGTTTCAGTTGATGTTGGAGAAAAGGTTAAAGGCAAAAAAGGAAAGTTCAAGTTTGCCACAGTTGGAGGTTTTAGCTCAAAAAGTAAAGGTTCATATGAAGTGACCGATGAAAGCGAAGTTAGAATGGAGGGTGCTGGTGGAGTTGCTCAGTCTTCAAAGAAGTCCAGAATGTCATCATCATCTAGCAATGACAGTGGTTCAAAAAGCAGTTTTCGGTTACCACGACTCGAAATTGCGGTTTcccaaaaaaaatag